One window from the genome of bacterium encodes:
- the pheS gene encoding phenylalanine--tRNA ligase subunit alpha: protein MLNELEKIKKEFLDSIETIKDNKTLEELRVKFLGRKSGLTSVLRSLGTLIQEERVLVGQKANVLRKDIEARLEEIKHNLGQKTGKEVSIDHTLPGLPLSLGKEHPITKTIQEIVDIFSPLGFQVATGPEIETDYYNFEALNFPPDHPARDEQDSFQLSGGKYLLRTQTSPVQIRVMEKTKPPIRIISPGVCYRRDNPDASHSPMFHQVEGLAVDTDIHFTDLKGVLSEFIHQMFGKEIKMRFVPSFFPFTEPSAEVAISCIICGGKGCSTCGRSGWLEVLGAGMVHPNVFKKVNYDPKKYTGFAFGMGVERIAMLKYGVGDIRLFYQNNLQFLRQF, encoded by the coding sequence ATGCTAAACGAACTTGAAAAAATTAAGAAGGAATTTTTAGACTCTATTGAAACTATCAAAGACAACAAGACATTAGAGGAGTTAAGGGTTAAATTTTTGGGAAGAAAAAGTGGTTTAACCTCTGTCCTTCGTTCTTTGGGGACACTTATTCAGGAAGAACGTGTTTTAGTTGGTCAGAAAGCAAATGTTTTACGCAAAGACATTGAGGCTCGATTAGAGGAAATAAAGCATAATCTTGGTCAGAAGACAGGGAAAGAAGTTTCTATTGACCATACTCTTCCGGGTCTTCCTTTATCACTTGGCAAAGAACATCCCATAACAAAAACGATTCAAGAAATAGTGGATATTTTTTCTCCTTTGGGATTTCAAGTGGCTACAGGGCCCGAAATAGAAACTGATTATTATAACTTTGAAGCTTTAAATTTCCCGCCTGACCATCCTGCGAGAGATGAACAGGATTCTTTCCAGCTTTCAGGTGGTAAATATTTACTTCGCACTCAGACTTCGCCGGTGCAAATAAGAGTGATGGAGAAAACGAAACCACCTATAAGGATAATTTCACCGGGCGTATGTTATAGAAGAGATAATCCTGACGCTTCACATTCTCCGATGTTTCATCAGGTAGAAGGATTGGCTGTCGATACAGATATACATTTTACCGATTTGAAAGGTGTTTTATCAGAATTTATCCACCAAATGTTTGGCAAGGAAATAAAAATGCGTTTTGTTCCTTCTTTTTTCCCGTTTACCGAGCCATCGGCTGAAGTGGCTATTTCGTGTATTATATGCGGGGGTAAAGGTTGCTCAACCTGCGGAAGAAGCGGCTGGTTGGAAGTATTGGGCGCGGGCATGGTTCATCCCAACGTTTTCAAGAAAGTGAATTACGACCCCAAAAAATATACCGGATTTGCGTTTGGTATGGGTGTTGAGAGGATAGCAATGCTGAAATACGGCGTCGGCGATATACGGCTTTTTTATCAAAATAATTTACAGTTTTTACGTCAGTTTTAA